TAAAAGAAATTGGTTGCTCGTATACCTTACGTTGATGAGAAACAATCTCTTCCCAACCCAAGATCCCAGGAATGAGACGGCCGCCTACTCCAATAATTAAACCCAACAGGATGCCTTCGGATTGCAAAGTTGACCAGGTCACACTCCATCGACCCAGATCAATGCAATCAAGAGCCGCAAGTCCTTGCAATAAATTACTGATAAACCAAAGCACAATACTGATACCTACAAATAAAAAAGTGTACGGTGGGTTTTCAGCCCGTTTCAGAAATCTTTTCAATCCAAATACGATCAAAAATATACATAGCAAGCTGACAAATAAATGATGGGTACCGAGCTTAGTAAAAGCCAAAGCAATGGTGCTGACAATCAAAAGAACGAAACCACTCCATACTTCGTATGTCGAAGCAAAAGGAGTTTTGGTAAATCGAGGTATGGCCGTCATTAAAAAACCTACAACGAAGGCCAGCATAAATCCGTTAATCATAATGAATTTATGCCAAATCAAGGGATAACCTGATTCATTCCAAAGTAGTTTAACCCAGGGTGCTATGCCTAGAATTCCAAGAACAATTCCGGCTGAAAAAAAAACTCGGAAGGGATCTTTATTAATTTTATTTTGAAACATTTTGATCATAATCCACACATTTTTCGTTTAACATCCTACCTACCATTTGCATTTGACTAAATGAGAGGGATGCTTCAACGGCAGGAAACAGCTCTCTTTCTTCAAACCGAATATGTTTTTCCAATAAATCTGCAAGATTTGTCAAAAGGTCGCGACTAAATCTCTTGGTTTTATCTTTTAA
This genomic interval from Oligoflexia bacterium contains the following:
- a CDS encoding NnrS family protein; translation: MFQNKINKDPFRVFFSAGIVLGILGIAPWVKLLWNESGYPLIWHKFIMINGFMLAFVVGFLMTAIPRFTKTPFASTYEVWSGFVLLIVSTIALAFTKLGTHHLFVSLLCIFLIVFGLKRFLKRAENPPYTFLFVGISIVLWFISNLLQGLAALDCIDLGRWSVTWSTLQSEGILLGLIIGVGGRLIPGILGWEEIVSHQRKVYEQPISFIKVVPKSIMALVLLFFGSYFLQNYLNELALWIRLSVILYIAFKMWRVYRLPPKRTRLSMGIWLTTWLFIFSAILPLCWNYGYSHSAHGYFISGFSLLTLLIATRVTLAHNSQGTALESTSKMIPTFVFLLVLSAATRITAIIWPNQYTSHLAYASILWLAAIFIWSVVLIPEIFCLAEFKSEKKNGV